The sequence tcagccataagccgaagtggggctggatgtagaggaaagcctcgcacatgatgataaatgccgagatgttgaggatgaagttcggggccagatcgtggaagtccaggccatcgtagaacatgagcccccggacgaacgggtgaagaggaaagcccagtccgcggaggaaatgggggagaaaaacaaccctctcatggggcctaggggtggggatgagttgtcccccatctggaagccggtgcgcgatgtcgtcagacaagtatccggccttcctcaaccttttgatttgcccctccatgacggaggaggccatccatctacctcccgctccggacatgattggagtaggttgaggtgggaagtgcgggcttgggcgttggagctcgagtgcgcagggacggataagcaaaggaggaagaaggcgcaaatggaaagggtagatccttatccctttatatgggcggccgaaactacgagcccccaccggcctaataaaactcgcttatcttccaagcgccgcggttaatggcgcggtcgggttacccacgcccgtattgatgagaatcccggaataaggggacatgatctctgctttgacaagacgtgccaaggaaaccgtctcgctaaacgcgctaaggtggaacagtaaaatgactCGAATAAAGgattggccgtggcgtgatgtcacgctgcgggatacatcagcagattagatttgtgcagatattattctctctacggtggtatgtggaacttatttttgcagagccggacactatccttgtgttcaacatcttctatgaagtatttggaggaggaacccgccttgcaatgccgaagacaatttgtgcgccggactcgtcgtcattgaagcctggttcaggggctactgagggagtcctggattagggggtgtccggatggccggactcccggactatgaagatacaagattgaagacttcgtcccgtgtccggatgggactttccttggtgtggaaggcaagcttggcgatacgatatgaagatctcctcccattgtaaccgactctgtgtaaccctagccctctccgttgtctatataaaccggagagttttagtccgtaggacgaacaacaatcataccataggctagcttctagggtttagcctctctgatctcgtggtagatcaactcttgtactacccatatcatcaatattaattaagcaggagtagggttttacctccatcgagagggcccgaacctgggtaaaaatatcgtgtcccttgtctcctgttaccatccgcctagacgcacagttcgggaccccctactcgagatccgccggttttgacaccgacaagaccctcgtgaggggccaagcctcgcggggcggccgacaccaagacctcccgagggagcggccttcccaggctgcctcctgaggagcggagatttctatgctgGTACCCGACCTCATGAGGTTgcaatgacgcaagccatgacgaccgaggctagGCGGGCGCAGAgaaggcagtttcctctttggtgctaaggaggccagtgcaggcATGGGTTCCTGAggaatctggcaaaggtttccattccagtgcaacgagaccaagaccaccatcacgataggacggatgtcatcaccgagcccaccgccgTGTCACGATCAGAGGCTTTGCAAGCGAAGACTACCTTTCGCCAGGATAAGTtgcactacttgtcccctttcaaattggccactgtggaaTCCCTTCCTGCCTACGATTTGgggaaagaggaccaaggccactataagtataggctagccaccaccataggatcGGATCGGATCCCGGTCGACTGACTCCCTCACCCCAagcctcgcgaggttgttcatcccaTGTACtaattcatcctcagcccctcgtgaggccaatccaccacaaagcaggagtagggtcttacaccgcaaggtggcccggacctgggtaaactgccgtgttcatcttcttccttgttcgCGCGAATCGAGCTAGGCCGTAGGACGACGAGCtggttggctggagaggttgagttcttcgcacacgccccagagttcgaacctttcttggatctgcggagccctgaatccgacacaaTTATAGCTAGTCAAACCACTAATGTTTTAACTGCTATTTTTTCAGCAGCTAAGGGTAACTTTTAGCAAAAGATTCCCTTTCCCTCACACGCCCGCCTTTCTATCTTGCTTGGTCGACTCCATGCCGGCACCACCCCACTGTGTTTCTTGCCTCTGGTGACCACCCTGCATACCGACCAACATCTTTTTAGCCCCGCGAACCTTTGGCCGACAAATTCCAACGAGATTCTGGGAAGAAACCGACAAAAAATGACTTCACTTTTTTGTCTTTATCATCATCTCCGACCATGGCAACCCTCCGTTTCCTCGTCCTAGCCGGGCGGCACTCCTCCCCTCGTCCCCGGCCAGACTAAAGCTACACCACGCACGGAGGAGCACCTAGGAAAATTTCGCCTAAATGAAGAAAACCCGCAAAGGAAGGTGGCCAATGTCTGctatcgcttattttgatgaatccttGCATTCCAGACCCCACCATCGCGCCACTCGGAGAAGGATGAGGGGAAGAACCCATTCAAATTCAGAAGCGGCCAAGACATGGACTTGGACTGCTGGAGGATGAATTTTGCCTACTTTTTCGACTACCACTCAAGGTGAGCCTTTATTAAGTTACTTTTTGGGAGCATCGATTTTAGGTCTGAGCTAGCTCATGGACATCATCTAGTAACGAGAAGTCGTCGTTTATTGCATGAAAAGAAGAAGAATgtgggaagaagaggaagaggaagagagactTTCATGTGGGGTCTAGTTCATTTGAGGAGTTAAGTTTGAGAGTTCTATTAGCTCCATATATTTTAACTTCTCATATTTAAGAAATTAAGGTTTGAAAAGATGGTTGAGCAATTAAATTTCGATAATGCTAACTGGTGAATGTTGGCATTTTTTCTAAATGTCTTCTCTACCGCGAAATACCATATTTGTCAAGAAATTGTCACCCCACTACAACTAAACTTGCTATAGAAACCGTTCGTAATTCAGCGAAGTTCGCAAGCTATGAGGGTCAAATTTGCGGGTTTGGTCAAAGACGCCCTTACTTTCTCCCTCCTCTATGTATACAGCGGACTGATATAATAGTGTAGTCGGTACAGACCACCACACCCATTCCAAGGCGCTGAAGCAAAGCAGAGAAGCATGGCTCCTAGTGCTGCTGTTCCATGTGATGATGCCGGCCGTGAGCTCCCTCACGTTGCCATCTTCCCGTTCATGGCGAGAGGCCACACCATCCCGCTCACCCACCTGGCGCACCTCCTACTACGCCGGCGCCTCGCCACCGTGACCTTCTTCACCACCCCGGGCAACGCGGCCTTTGTACGCGCCGCTCTGCCCGACGGCGTCGACGTGGTCGAGCTCCCGTTCCCGGACGGGGATGGCCACGCTTCGCAGGGTGCGGAGAACGTCGAGGGTGTTGCGTCGGCGTCCTCCTTCGCCACCTTCGCAGAGGCCACGTCGGCGCTGCGACCGCGCTTCGAGGAGGCGCTCGCGGCCATGCGTCCCCCCGCCaccctgctcgtcgccgacgcatTCCTGTACTGGACCGGAGAGTCGGCCGGCGCGCTCGGCGTTCCGAGGCTATCGTTCCTGGGAACATCCGCGTTCGCGCACGTGATGCGGGAGGCGTTCGTGCGCGACAAGCCAGGATGTGGGCCTCCGCAGTGCGACACTACGGGCGGCGCCACGGGCACCTACACGGTGCCGGAGTTCCCTCACGTCCAGTTCGTGCTGGCCGATATCCCTCCGCTGCCCATGCCGGCGATAGTCCTCGACGCAAAGATGGGTATGGCCGTCGCCGGGAGCCGCGGGGTGATCATGAACACCTTCCACGGTCTGGAGAGTAGCTACATCGATCACTGGGACCGGCACGTCGGGCCCAGGGCCTGGCCCATCGGCCCCTTGTGCCTAGCCCGGCAACCTTCTTCCACTATCGTCGACGAAGTCCATAACTCCAAACCCTCATGGCTGCGGTGGCTGGACGAGAAGGCAGCCGCCGGCCAGTCCGTGCTCTTCGTCGCGCTCGGGACGCTGTTGGCGGTGTCGGACGAGCAGCTCAAGGAGGTGGCTCGAGGGCTGGAAGAGGCAGAGGTGAACTTCCTGTGGGCCGTGCGGTCAGACGATAGTGCTGACCTCGGCATAGGATTCCACGAGCGCGTCCAAGGTAGGGGCATGGTAACGGGAGGGTGGGTGGACCAACCGGCAATCCTCCAGCACGACTGTGTGAGAGGATTCCTAAGCCACTGCGGATGGAACTCGGTACTGGAGAGCGTGTGCGCCGGCGTGCCGTTGGCGGTGTGGCCGATGGTGTTTGACCAACCTCTCAATGCGAAGCTGGTCGTTGATGAACTTAAGGTCGGTGTCAGGGTCAGGTCCACCGGGGGGTTGGTTAAGGGTGAGGAGGTTTCGAGGGCGGTGTGGGAGATAATGTTAGGGGAGACAAGGGTGTCGGCGGCGAAGAACGCGGCAGTTTTGGCGGGGCAGGCACAACACGCCATGTCAGCTGGTGGTTCGTCGtggaaaatggtggaggagatgaTCAGCGAGCTGTCTGGGCAGCCGACAGACAAGGCTAGCAGGGCACACGTTGGTGGCAAGTAGTATGTGCAATGAAGAAATATGAGCAATGTAGCATATCCGGAAACCTATTGTAAGATAACTAGGTGTGATGTTTGTGCGAATAAAGATCAATATCAACATGGAACTCCGGTATCTGGTTACGTATATCAGATGATTCTGCGGATTTGTTATTGTTTCTGTCTTTCTCATGTGACTGCGAAATAATTACTTCTATGTCATCCACAAGAACTATGTGATGTAAAATCAAGATTCTTACAAATATAAATTGGTGAGAAGGCCTTTATCAGATAGTTATTAATATATATTTTGCAGATAGATAGTTACTAATATTTACTGAGGAATAACAATTCCTACGTCGACTAAATTGTATATGCCCATAACAATATTTTATTAAATAAGAAAAATCAATTGATTGTGGAATTTATTTTCGTGATTGAGTGACCATCGACGAAGCTCTTCCTTAAAGTGCACCGGAGCATCTACATGCATGTTGTTTTTAAGCAACCGGCCGGAGCGCTGCCTTTTCATTAAGATAGAAGAGAGAAATATGTATTCACAAGGTAGCATGTTTTTAAGGGAAACACGCCAAAACCCCAAACTGGCCTTGAATGTGAGGGTGGAAAAAAGAAGGATAAaaataatccatggactaaacCACATGGTTGATTCATAATTCAGCCTAGTATCGTCGATGTATAACTCCAAATGGGGCCTTGAATGGGAGCGATGGCATCATTATTCTCATTGAGAAACATGATATGCATCTTGCAAACCTTAATTTTATCCTTCTCTACTTTGAGGCCATGTCTAGTCTCAAGATTAACCTCAACACAAGCGAATCGATCGTTATGGGTTGCCCCCTGCTAAACAAAATCGTGTAGCTAATCTTTTGAATTGTAAGCTTGACTCCTTCCCATATATGTTCCTTTTGTATCCCTATTTGTCGATAAAGCTTAAAGCTGCGGATTTCATTTCTATCGCACAAGACTTGAGGCCCAATCGAGGGGTAAATATAataccctgggggggggggggggttaaagtgAGTCTTATTAACTCTTGTCGTTCCAGTCTTCTCACGTGCACCGTGGGCTTCTACCGGCTCTCGGGGTCACCCAAGATTCAACAAAACATCATATTGCTTTCTTTTGGAACTCTTTTGATAACAGGACGAAGTTAGGATGATTAAATGGAAGCTTATGTGCAAGACTAAGAACCTTGAGGGATTGGCATCATTAACACCTCCATTATGAACAAATGCCTTATTATGAAGTGGTGGTCATAGACTTACCATGATGCCCTGGGCTCTATCTAGGGAGAGTTGCTTAAAGCCAAGTATTTCCTAGTTGATGATCCTCTTGTCGCTAATCCATGGGTGGATCCCAATTCTGAAAATATATTGTGAAAGTGAGAAATGAGTTTAAAGGCCTTATTAAGTTTGAGGTTGGTAACAGTGCTTTTGTTAGGTGCTGGTTGGATTGGTGGAACAGAGAAGGGCCTGTTAAGTTGTCATTTCCTGCTCTTTTTCTTATTGCTCCACTCCGTCGATCTCCATTTAGAGGTCCCGGCAAATAATTGTGTAATTAGCCTTCGTCGTACATTGTCTCCTAAGGAGTTTGTTAAGTAGCAGGAGCTCACTGCCTTTTTTGTTGGGACACGTGGTGCGCTCGCTAGTGCAAAAAAAAATCTACCATATGAACCATGATAATGTTGTAGAGGTAGATCACCGTATCTGGTTTACCATTAGACATGCAATCACGACAAGGTGAGGACAGTTGGGATGCGCGATTGTCGTCTCCTCGCGGATCCCTCAAACATTTCCTTATGGTTCAATCGAATGGTTCGTCCTAGAGTCACAGGTgaaatgcctccaaggtatccGCACGTGCAGGAAGGAGCGTCGGGTGATGGATTGCTAGATCTGATCGCATGACGTGGGCATGGAAGTGGTGGCGGGTAGCTCATGGGATTGTCGAACTTTTTCCAAGGTCTCGCCCTCCACTTATATAGACGTCTAagatgggctcaacacttgaggtgttggaaaacgtagcatgcaattttaaaaaaaattcctatgctcacgcaagatctatctaggagatgcatagaaacgagaaggggagagtgtgtccacgtaccctcgtagactgaaagcggaagcgttaacttaacgtgtttgatgtagtcgaatgtcttctcgaaccaaccgatcaagtaccgaacgtacgacacctctgagttctgcacaagttcagctcgatgacgtccctcgaactcttgatctagtagaggtacAAAGGAGTcaatgagttctgtcagcacgacggtgtgctgacggtgttggtgatgtgatccacgcagggcttcgcctaagcactacgacaatatgactggagtagtaaacggtggaggggggcaccgcacatggctaagaaacaattgatgtgccttgaggtgcccccttgcccccgtatataaaggaggagaggggaggaggccgaccctagggcgtgcgccatgggggggagtcctactaggactccaagtcctactcggccccccttccttccaatagagggggaaaggggaaatgagagggagagggagaaggaaagggggtggcgcccctttCCCTAATCCAATTAGGCCTCCTCCcttatggggggtgcaccagccccttgtgggctggttagcctccctcctatggcccatatctttccccggggggggggggggggggttcggtaaccctttcggtactccggtatgtacctgatacactccggaacccttccggtgtctgaataccaccttctaatatatcaatatttacctcttgaccattccgagactcctcgtcatgtctgtgatctcatccgggtctccgaacaaccttcggtcaccaaaacatacaactcatataatacatatcatcatcaaacgttaagcgtgcggaccctacgggttcgagaacgatgtagacatgaccgagaaacctcttcggtcaataaccaatagcagaacctggatgctcatattcccacatattctacaaagatctttatcagtcgatctgcaatgtcaacatacgttatttcctttgtcatcagtatgttacttgcccgagatttgatcgtcagtatgttcatacctagttcaatctcattactggcaagtctctttactcgttctgtaatgcatcatctcttaactaactcattagtcacattgcttgcaaggcttcatatgatgtgagagggcccaaagatacatctccgatactcagagtgacaaatcctaatctcgatctatgccaacccaacaaacaccttcggagatacctgtagagcatgttcataatcacccagttacgttttgacgtttgatggcacacaaggcattcctccggtgtccgggagttgcataatctcatagtctgaggaatatttatttgacatgaggaaagcaatagcaataaaactgaacgatcattatgctaagctaacggatgcgtcttgtccatcacatcattct comes from Triticum aestivum cultivar Chinese Spring chromosome 5B, IWGSC CS RefSeq v2.1, whole genome shotgun sequence and encodes:
- the LOC123116130 gene encoding UDP-glycosyltransferase 90A1-like yields the protein MAPSAAVPCDDAGRELPHVAIFPFMARGHTIPLTHLAHLLLRRRLATVTFFTTPGNAAFVRAALPDGVDVVELPFPDGDGHASQGAENVEGVASASSFATFAEATSALRPRFEEALAAMRPPATLLVADAFLYWTGESAGALGVPRLSFLGTSAFAHVMREAFVRDKPGCGPPQCDTTGGATGTYTVPEFPHVQFVLADIPPLPMPAIVLDAKMGMAVAGSRGVIMNTFHGLESSYIDHWDRHVGPRAWPIGPLCLARQPSSTIVDEVHNSKPSWLRWLDEKAAAGQSVLFVALGTLLAVSDEQLKEVARGLEEAEVNFLWAVRSDDSADLGIGFHERVQGRGMVTGGWVDQPAILQHDCVRGFLSHCGWNSVLESVCAGVPLAVWPMVFDQPLNAKLVVDELKVGVRVRSTGGLVKGEEVSRAVWEIMLGETRVSAAKNAAVLAGQAQHAMSAGGSSWKMVEEMISELSGQPTDKASRAHVGGK